In Myxosarcina sp. GI1, one genomic interval encodes:
- a CDS encoding chloride channel protein, translating to LAAGFNTPIAGVLFVIEELMRDISGLTLETAIAASFTGAVISRFFNTTDLNLPTALLDATRRGSFTPAEIPFYLLLGFLAGILGGIFNRCIIRGMKFNRNLAIPRPLKIGLAGLISGIVVAFLPPFFMDNAGLREFLIAGELSWQLTALVFVAQFFLAIVAYSSGAPGGLFSPALVLGSALGYIVGTFEVTLLGTESPYTFALAGMGAFFTAVVRVPVTSIVIIFEMTADFNLVLPLMIVSATAYIVAESVSAGSLYEHLLGASGIEITEEHPHHDFLSELTADDVMESKVQTLSSNLTLSELIKAMSRSHHRGFPVVEGDRLVGIVTQSDIPKDSQKSGSMLLRDIMTPCPIVVNPTTSIADVLFLLNRYQLSRLPVTEGNKLLGIITRSDIIKAEAQQLNRDRRVTIKSEPAYVVYRTRSPATGKGRILLPLANLENVSGLMKLALAIAKERKYEIECLHIVPVPRYIHPAQAKVNTGSSRKLMRQMERWGRKEKIPVHTKVCLANDIVEAVLETVAKEHIDLLLMGFKGKTANPEQVFGSVTDSLISQAACDLLLVKLGDADSHFPLHFNERPKWLLPTAGGKNIQKATALLPGLANLYPNPKTLTIELCQVFFPDKVKPNGKNIQQIGDRLQSKIGLKIRPLVIRSHSVSEAIIKLNQAANYDLIILGASNEGLLQHAVKGNIPKAIARDSTSTVIIFRSSL from the coding sequence TTTGGCAGCAGGGTTTAATACTCCTATTGCGGGGGTGCTGTTCGTTATCGAAGAGTTGATGCGAGATATTTCTGGCTTAACTTTAGAAACAGCGATCGCAGCTTCTTTTACTGGTGCGGTCATTTCACGATTTTTTAATACCACCGATCTTAATTTACCTACGGCTTTATTAGATGCTACCCGTCGCGGAAGCTTTACTCCTGCTGAAATTCCTTTTTATTTACTCCTGGGGTTTCTAGCTGGTATTTTAGGTGGCATTTTCAATCGCTGCATCATACGAGGCATGAAGTTCAATCGCAATTTAGCTATACCCAGACCGCTAAAAATTGGCTTGGCAGGATTGATTTCGGGGATAGTGGTTGCTTTTTTGCCGCCATTTTTTATGGATAATGCTGGTTTGCGCGAGTTTTTAATTGCTGGCGAGTTAAGCTGGCAGTTAACAGCACTGGTATTTGTGGCGCAGTTTTTTTTGGCAATCGTGGCATATAGTTCGGGTGCGCCTGGAGGTTTATTTTCCCCTGCTTTAGTTTTGGGTTCGGCATTGGGTTATATAGTCGGCACTTTTGAAGTCACCTTACTCGGTACCGAATCTCCCTACACTTTTGCTTTGGCGGGGATGGGAGCTTTTTTTACGGCAGTAGTTAGAGTTCCCGTCACCTCAATTGTGATTATTTTTGAAATGACGGCAGACTTTAATTTAGTGTTGCCGTTGATGATTGTTTCGGCAACGGCTTATATCGTTGCCGAGAGTGTCTCGGCAGGTTCTTTGTACGAACATCTGTTAGGAGCTAGCGGTATTGAAATAACGGAAGAACATCCCCATCACGATTTTTTAAGCGAACTGACTGCTGACGATGTGATGGAGTCTAAGGTACAAACCCTATCGAGCAATCTAACTCTCTCAGAATTAATTAAAGCCATGTCGCGATCGCATCATCGCGGTTTTCCTGTCGTAGAAGGCGATCGCTTAGTCGGTATCGTTACTCAGTCGGATATTCCCAAAGATAGTCAAAAATCGGGAAGTATGCTGCTGCGGGATATTATGACACCCTGTCCGATTGTAGTCAATCCAACTACTTCGATCGCCGACGTACTCTTTTTACTCAATCGCTATCAACTATCGCGCTTACCTGTAACCGAAGGCAATAAACTGTTAGGAATTATTACCCGCAGCGATATTATCAAAGCCGAGGCACAACAGCTAAATCGCGATCGCCGCGTTACGATTAAATCGGAACCTGCCTATGTTGTCTATCGAACTCGCTCGCCTGCTACGGGTAAGGGACGAATTTTATTACCTCTGGCAAATTTAGAAAATGTTTCGGGGTTGATGAAGCTAGCTTTAGCGATCGCCAAAGAGCGTAAATACGAAATTGAATGCCTGCATATCGTTCCCGTTCCCAGATATATTCATCCCGCTCAAGCAAAAGTAAATACTGGTTCTAGTCGCAAACTGATGCGTCAGATGGAACGCTGGGGACGCAAAGAAAAAATTCCCGTACATACTAAAGTTTGTCTGGCTAACGACATTGTCGAAGCGGTTTTAGAAACTGTTGCTAAAGAACACATCGATTTACTACTCATGGGTTTCAAAGGCAAAACCGCCAATCCCGAACAGGTTTTCGGTAGCGTTACCGATTCTTTAATCTCACAGGCAGCTTGCGATTTGCTGTTAGTCAAGTTAGGTGATGCCGACAGTCATTTTCCCCTACATTTTAATGAGCGTCCAAAATGGCTGTTGCCCACCGCAGGAGGTAAAAATATCCAGAAAGCGACTGCTCTACTTCCTGGGTTGGCAAATTTGTATCCCAATCCTAAAACCCTAACTATCGAACTATGTCAAGTTTTTTTTCCCGATAAAGTCAAGCCAAATGGGAAAAATATTCAGCAGATTGGCGATCGTCTTCAAAGTAAAATAGGTTTAAAAATTCGTCCTTTAGTAATTCGCTCTCATTCGGTTTCAGAAGCCATTATTAAACTTAATCAAGCAGCAAACTACGATTTGATTATCTTAGGTGCGAGTAACGAAGGGCTATTGCAACATGCAGTTAAAGGAAATATTCCCAAGGCGATCGCTAGAGATTCTACTAGTACGGTAATTATTTTCCGTAGTTCCCTGTAG